Part of the Mercenaria mercenaria strain notata chromosome 8, MADL_Memer_1, whole genome shotgun sequence genome is shown below.
GCGATGGTTCCAAGCAATTTTGGACGACATGTTCAAAGATTACGGTGTTGATGATTCTATTAACGAAAGCCCGGCCGACCAAAATGCACTATATGCAGGGGGTATTTTGACCATCACCGTGCTTACAGGCGAGAGTATGGCTGTTCAATATGATCCCAATATGGAAGTGCTGCAACTGAAAAGTAAAATACGCCTGACTATGAATCACCCTATCCATAAACAAAAATTACTTTACAAAGATAAAGAACTAAAGGTATGTACACCTTACATTTAACACCTACAGATTTTGATTGACGTAGATCTTACATAAATTACTATGATCTGATTGCATGCCGATATTCATTTCATCTGTATCAGCTATGTTTGTCAGCAGGCGTAAAATGCCTCACATAATAGTTCAGATAAAAATTGCCGCGTGCCTGGGTGATTTAATTATAGTTTAATAGCAATTAACAATTTCCAAACACTAGATTTTTGCATcataacatattttatgtaaatcatAATATTGCGTACATACATCACTGACAGATATCAGACGACTGTAATAATTGGTCCCTTTCCAGTAAGGGACTCTATTTTACATTGCATGGCAATAAGTCATTTACTTATTGTTTCAGGACCACAGAAGTAATGGAAAGCGGACACAAATTAGAGACGCTGGTGTTAAACCGAATTCAACACTATGGCTGGTGATCTTACTGTACTCCATTCCTGAAAACTTTGACCTTGTagtatttgatttgttttggagTTATCCATCAACGGGCTGCGATTATCTAGATGCGTCGTGTCTCTTGtttaatgatttgaattttaaaaccctCGCTGACTGGTCCAATAAACATCCTATTAAAGCGGTAAGACACTCGGGTGATGTCTTGGATAACGAAAACCGAATTGGACACCACACGATAAATGTCAGTTTGAAACAGTTACCTAGTGATATCACACATTTGTTTTTTACTCTTAGTGCATTTAACTCGCCAAATATATCGCGATATCCAAATCCAAGCCTCAGGTTTTACGAAGCTTCGAGTCCAACCAAAGACTTGTGTAAGACAACTTTTCAACATGCAAAATTGTCTCAAGCTGTTGTGATGTGTTCCGTATCACGTGGGTCTCATGGACGTTGGGAAATATTTGAGTCTGGGAAACTGTCGTCAGGCAATGCAGCGCAATATGATCCAATAATAAGTACTATAAAATCATTGATATCCCAAGGCTTTTAAACAACAGTTTAATTAAAGACAGTTTAATTTACAAGTGACATATATTTTGCTAACTTATGTCAAGGAATACTAAACATTTTAGTCATAACCAGTAAATGAATAATGATATGTATTAAATATCGCAGTTGTGTGGTAAAACTGTTACTTCCGACAGCGAAAACTGATCCGCCTTCAGCTCTATGCTTTCTTctctttattatcattatttagatAGAATGCCCatttatattgtattataaatattatggGATAAGAGAAATGCCATTATTTGATATCAACTTTGCCAGGCACATTTAATAATCGAGATGTAAAGTTTTTTAGCTTAAATGTTGCTCAGATGAGTTTGTGTTATCACCCatcgtcgtctgtcgtccgtccgtccgtttgagTCAACATTTCACTTACTACTGGTCAGAATATACCGAACTTGCCTGAAGTAATCTGGCACAGACCGTTCTCAAATTTATTCACATGCTTCAACATGACTGTATCTTTGCGCCGCCGAAGCTAATTGAAAAAAGAACAACCTAAAAGattgaaacaatttcttttcttgaaccacaGGATAGatcgtcaccaaacttggtctgtcaCATCCTTGGATGGACGTTTTGCTTGACTGCTTTTAacggccacaagagctaaaaacagaaacaaacgttaaaatatttcaaaagaaccACATATTAGATCTTTACTTAACTTTGTCCATAGCTTTCTGGGAAAGAACCTTTTTCATGGTTTTACAAATGGTTCAAAGTGCCTGCGCGTAACGGTTCCCTGTttcctgaaaatagaaaacctCCTTGCTACGGAAAGTGATAGTCCAACAGTTgtgttaaatatgtatattgaAAGTGTTTCAAAGTTATAATTCTTTTCAATTATACCGTTGATGTTTACAGTGTTATAATTGtgtttcttgtgaaaaatatgttattaacaATATTGACTTTATTGTCATGACTTAAATTTACCAGACATTGTTGGTTAGATCCAAGATGTGGTAGTATATTTCTTTTCTTCTGACAGTTTTTAGCTTTTTAGCTTATTTAATGGTAAacaaattgttgtgttttttccCCAATATAttgtgaaatacatgtattactttattGTAATAGAATTTTGATTATCAGATGTCAAAAATGATACTtgtttttctcttgaaaatatcCTTTTACATGTCCTAGAAactgatataattatatatagttagcttgaaaaagaaatttgactCGCAAACACATTTAAATAGAACGTAGTATTAAGAGTTTTAGTACATTAAGACTCTAGTTAATTGGTCAAAGTCtggatattgttttttttttcattttcggtCTACATTCGTGTTTACAATTACGTTTGAGAGTCCATTGAGGCGTCAAACTTCTGAGACAGCTAATACTTTTCAGTTCTGATTTTGATAAACATTAATCATTTCCCCTGTAAATTTTGAGCACTACTTACATAATGTTCActaaaaattatttttggtttatattttgaaaatgggtttaaaaatgTCTGATAGCAATGCAGATCAGGGTTCATTTCTGAACATTTCTATAACAAAAGCCTGTCTGTCCAATGGCACCATTTCTTTATATTCTGCCAGCAGAAATTTGACAAAATGATAGTAATACTATGACAGGGCAGTCTAGGTCTCGAAATTCAATTGAACCAATTTGTTGACGATAAGCATTTTGTTTTCCGAAATTGAAGGTTCGATTCCAGAAATTTCATGCAGGACTGAAATGAATAAGGACATTTATTGGAAGGTCAAAGGAAAAAAATCTTCCAAATTTAAAGGCATTACATGGACtgaaaatgttgttaaaactcTAGGTATTTGTCACGGTTACAATTTAGACACGTATGAAattcgggtttaacgtcgcaccgaaacaTTTATAGgctatatggcgactttcaagctttgatggtggagacgAGGACCTCTGGTGGCggtccgtacattatttcatcacgggcgggcacctgggtagaaccactgaccttccgtaagccatctggatagccttctcacatgaagaattcatcgccCCGAATGGGACTcgagctcgaacccacattggtgcggggcaagtgattcaaagtcaacgaccttaaGCAGTCAGCTACGGAGGCTCCGAAATtcggatgaaaaaaaaaagaaaagaaaagctgtctttgaaattttaaagtcTGTGAAATTGAAACGTGCGGAATTCCCTTAGAACAATAAACGActgtcagttttcaaaattaaaaaagtacgATTCTTCTAGATAACTTGACGGGGATCTCAAAATGTGTTATAAATCGTTTTAAATATTCAAGctagtaaaaaagtaaaagacAATATATAAAGATTCATATTCATGATATTTGGGACGCTAAATTAAATGCTTTTTACAGAGTTACGAAAACAAGTTATTTCTCTGTAAATGTACATCATTGGAAAATTTACctttcaaattaagaaaaaagtaTCTATTATAAAGTCACTGTTGAAAACTGGGCTTCATTTTAAAAACTGTTCAATTTCGCTTACTGTGACCGAACTACAATGTATGTTTATATGATAACGttctatttacatgtatatatgtttaatatCGCATGTCGATGTAAACTTTACCGAGTTGTTGAGGCAGTCCCGCTGTTAATATGTTTCTAAAGCAACGTTTTgtataaagggacataattaaatttgattttataaatttatcTAGTAAATAATATTGTCGCTGGATCAGTAAACTGCAAAaggctaaaaaaaaataaataaaaaatgatttagaTACAGATGTCATTTTAAAGTATTATCAGCTGATTTATCATGGGTAactatatgacattcaaaattagAATTAAACAATTTAGAGCTAGTTTGTGTCAGTGTTTCATTCAGTTTATCATTATGTACACAGTTCGGCACACTCGTGATCATCAGTGCTATCTACCGGCCCTTGTGTCAGTGCTATCTATCTGCCCTTGTGTGGTCTTAAGTATTAAACGGATAAAATGCATAAACCGTTAGTTGATGTAAATAAAATGAGAAAGTGAGGTTATGGTAAACTGTTTAAGGGTTTGATTATTTTATGTTGACGTCATTCTTGACGTATTAAAAGATACGTAGGGGATTCATCAACGAAATAAGGGCTGAATGGACTTGACTGTTTTCTTTGTATTAACAAACACTTGAGTCATTGAAAAGAAATAAGGTCATTCCGTTTTACGGATAAACCTGTCGACCATTCCAGTGAACTAGTTCGTGTGACGCATGAACAGCTTTTTCATGTggttagaaataaataaagactCTATGCTTGTCAGATGTACACTTATAGCTTTCGTAGCGGGAAAGCCCCCAAAATGCACTTTGTGTGTACGCAAGGAAACATCTAACACTATTAACTGAAATATACCTCAAGTAAAATACAGCATTGAAAAGATTTTCTTTAAACCGTCTCTTAACATGTAAATATACTAATCGAACCTTCTAACGcccttcttgttatttattataCACTTAAATACGTGTAACTTATATTTaggaaaatacatttataataaaatatcaaaacttcaaCAAATTTGAGTAACCCAGTATCATTTTAtgaatcacaatttcaaaaacGTCACAGACTTGTATATTTTCGTTAAAAGGCAGGAAAATGATAGCTAAATACTAACTTCTTTATTCTGTCATATCatgaaaaaaagaatttaaagggactaacccacacattttaggcgaaaaataatttctctcaaaaatccataaaaagtgagtactctgaaaatgAATAGTGGTATAAACATATCGACAAAAGATTTCTGcaagatattgccataaatatttgaaaatattgtgcagaaggagataaaccgttgcaacgcttttgaaataatgccgaatatttgcattcattttgcatttttgccaatatcaaacttttattttcgccaactttatcatttttcagtgtcataataTACATTCTATGGCAAACTTAGTGGAAATTaacaaactgtgggcgagtagctttaaaaagGCATACCCTGTAACATGGAGCACTCGAAAACCATCCGAAATTGATTTACTTACAGAGAATTTATAATTTTGCTTCGAATGACGCAGATCCCAGATCGCTTGACCTTATCGTTGGCCCATAATTCTCGTTTCACTGTCACTTTGGTTTTGCGCCATCGCAACACAGTCAAATGGGGAACAGGGGTACCGTTGGATAGATATTGGAACGCTTTAttgttcttacaaaaaaaaaactttcaacgaTTATCGGTCTtactaataaatttaaaaaataaatcgaatgtatatttcttgttgttgttgtacaatAAAAGGGTGGATAGcgatttattataaaatgtcacTATATTGCTGTTTTCGTgtctaaaatgacatttttgatgCAAGTTATtctgtgaaatttcatttatttgttattttaggttaATTTAGCTAATAATATAGATTCCCTGAATCTACTCCTCTTCTTATAGGGTATGTCcctttaaattttatatgatatttgaCCATATATCGGTGAAAATGCACACATGCATCTGTATGTTGgggatttctttttaaattagtTTAAAGTGAACGACATGATaccttttaaaattgtaatggaatttttaggtgttttttttttcaaaacatatgtaTCTAAATGTCTTTTCGGTTAGTGTATACGAGATTAAATTGAGGGGAGGTGTACGCCACATGGCTACATGTATAGCTACGCTTCAGTTTTGTCTACTCGACTGTAACATAGtatgtaaacatgtataatatagcattatatttttttactatttctaaTCGATTTCCCGTGGATTTTGCTTTACAACTTCAAGTAAAACAAGTCACCTGGATAGCaggtaaagaaatattttgttatttttatcttaataaattataacacagCTTATAGTATAATAGTGTACGTATGTCTACTCAAGTGTATCTTCTTTTTGCAAAAGTATGTCACATAAATATCATTCACTTTACATATGTATCAATACCGAAAAGATCATACGAAATTGCAGCGTTCAATTTGTTCCACGGTTTAATATATGCCTCGTGCATCGGTTATTTCCGTATCGTCAGGTCTGTTGCGTATCAGTGATCAGATTGAGAATGAATGCGCTCGCTGCATAAACCTCGTCTTAAAGTGTTATTGGCGTAGCTATATGGTGACACTACTGGCCaggtattttacatataaaacaaaaaacacgAAAGTTACCGCAGCTATCTGCATTTTTTCtcctacatgtatttgtttattttaacatgACCTATTTATCTATTACAAAGGAAGATTTCCCTAATTTCTTTAGAAAGATTAGGCAGCCATTCagtaattaaaaactgaaaatgaaattttagcccCATTCAGATACATGGTAGATCtactttcactttggaaaacagCGTATAATTCCCAACTCGCCTTAAAACCATACAGTTTATACAACATaataagctaggtttaaaaaGCGAATGCGAGCATTTAAAGTTTTTGTGGTCACTTGCTTTTTGGAAATCGTGAATCAGGACTGGTGTTTGGAAGAGGTATCTCTCCTGCGGTTATTGCTACTACGGAGACGCGCCACATGAATGATAAtagtattcttttgtattttcatggTGATTGCATACAAGTATCTAGCTGACATAATAGTATTACGTCAAGACAACGTGTATAATGTgcaaacatttattgaatgaatatagcagtatgcacagtatttGATGTATTTAGCTGAGTTAAgacaacattttatatattttttaacccttaccctgctatatttctataatggactggtccatctttcagtttggacagtaccacttattattcaaaggggttttcactgagaaatttactgactgaatagcgaacagtgcagaccatgatcagactgcacggatgtgcaggctgatcttggtctgcactggtcgcaaaggcagaatcatctgccgtcagcaggctaaggattaaacCTTTACTGAAAGGAGACTGACTAattttgcagataaagttgttaAAGGAGAGTCTTCAGGTATTGTCCATCTGTCATCTAGAAGTATAGTTGTATTATACCAAACTGAGTATTATCAGATTTATTTTCACGAACTTCACATcagaggaaaaagtaggtcattaggttgtGTTTGGTCTTCAAGAGACTGGTCTCTGCATCATGACCTTTGACAAAGGTCGGTGTCACACTAAACCGGTATTTGATGCATTTTATTGAACGCCTGTTGTGACGTGCAAAAAGCTCATAGGGTTACAGCCTGTAGTCGGTACTACACGTTTGAATTAGGAGGTTAAAgtcacaggtgcccgtccagtcttggtgcccatatgggtgccgccccctcaaaaaaaaaaaaaataaataaaaataaaaaaaaaataaaattaaaaacactgttttaagcctaaaacgaaaaaaaaaatttttttttgaaaatttttttcccctatatactcttatatggaaaaggtgcatgtgttgccgtaacgctatggaggattactaggacacgctgtggaacaacaaaaatgtccagttcagtaccaatgcaagctaccctgctgcaatttacacatcatgcatttataaaatagtaaacaatcctattctacctagtaaacagccttaaataacttacatttaaattcaaacaagccaaattgtctagacacttgcaaaataacagtgacgatcggccattttgtttcaaaacgaaagtaggaaACCTTTTCCGTTGTTtgcgtcttagaatttaaatgtaagttatttaaggctgtttactaggtagaataggattgtttactatgttataaatgcatgatatgtaaattgcagcagggtagcttgcattggtactgaactggacattttggttgttccacagcgtgtcctagtaaacctccatagcgttacggcaacacatgcaccttttccatattagagtatatatagggaaaaaaaaaaattcaaaaaattttttttttcgttttaggcttaaaacagtgtttttaatttttttttttttttgagggggcggcacccatatgggcaccaagactggacgggcacctgtggttAAAGTAAAGGTCACACACATCAGCTGCTCCTACTCAGCATCTTTTTCATGATTGAATAAACGTGGCAGCATTTTTCAGGTCGCAAGGATGGGACGTAATATGAATATGTTTTTGGTTGGCTTACTTGCTGTAGCGATGACATTTGTTATCTCATGGCGAAAAGGAACTACGGTGGTCGAAAATATACTCGAGGAATATGACTATATCATCGGTGAGTTtataaaaacttatatttattataagaaaaatatagaaaaatatggtTTTAACGGTATTAATACACGAAAAAGAGTATATACGttcgcggaataatttcacgagggcgtagcccgagtgaattattctggcgacatTCAACCGATTTTGAGTGTGTTAATTAAAGTAAAACACGATTTGCTATAcgttatttcgattcttatatggcCTTTATTTAAAgcagaagataaaatatagttatgttcttggccgcaacaaaaaaaaaacaaaacattgacgtcattttgGCGACAGAAACACGTGTATTAGAATAGTTGATATTATACACATTGAATGACATACCGGTCAGATGCCTGAAGGACAGGGAGCCATTGAACAAGTCCTATATACATGGTGATATCAGAAATtagtcctttttaaaaaaatattacacttAAATACGAGTTGAATAAAGACCGGTTATATACCACAAACTAAAGACCGGcattaaaattatataaagaGTTGTGTGATAAAGTATGCATAGTGTATGCTTTTGCGAATGCAATTAATTTGGTTGAAAAGTTCTTCAgtgatattatataaaatatatgtttaattaaattaaatatgcaTGAACTTACAACATGAAGGTTTGATAGATGTTTTTCAGtgagtttcgaaatataaaagtgaaatatatctggtgaaaattttcacagtgaaaaatataaaatacatttttcattgGTAAGAAACACTAAAACGGgtaaatttagttaaaacattaaataacaagaaaaactgtttgttttacgTATAAGATCAAGATATCTTTCAATCATGAacatcatattttacatttttactcgtGGCTATGTCACTCGTGAAAATTTTGCATCtagtgttcactcgtgaaagatatttcaaccttgcattgaaacaaacaaatttcctttatttaatagttatgcccccggcatctactgatgcgggaggcatatagtgattgtcctgtccgtccgtccgttcgttcgttcgttcgtccgtcagtccgtacgaggttaaccaaatggggccgtttcgtctagcatcaataccccttacgagaatgacttgatactaatgcagatgtaacctgtgaccattcctcatcttcacacatcacctgacctcagtttgaccttgaccttgaccttattttggactaaggttgctttatatgggccatctcttggttaacgaaatgggaccgtttcgtctagcatcaataccccttactagaatgacttgatactaatgcagatgtaacctgtgaccattcctcatcttcacacatcacctgacctcagtttgaccttgaccttgacctcattttggacttaggttgctttatatgggccatctcttggttaacgaaatgggaccgtttcgtccagcatcaataccccttactagaatgacttgatactaatgcagatgtaacctgtgaccattcctcatcttcacacatcacctgacctcagtttgaccttgaacttgacctcgttttggacttaggtcgctttgtatcgacaaggatgccaccgggggcatcaagcgtttattgaacgcagcttcttgtttttgaactgttttaactttaggatgaaatacatgtataaatgaccTTTAACtatgtcaaagatcaaagtcaaaTAAAAAGGTGGATACCGCTTTACAGATTAGTTATATGTTTATTTAGGCAGATACGCAATcacgtttatatatatatgttataaagtTTGTATCCTGTTTGGCTTTAACGAAGTGACGTATTGGTAGTAAGCGCAATTTCTGTATGACATTTTCCAAGATATATTCTGCATGTGCATTGCTTGCTGAATATGTAGCAAgtcccgcccgcttagttcaatagggagagcgcagatctacagatcgcgaggtcgtgagttcgatcccagtGCGAGGcgcatgttctctgtgacaatttggtaaaagacatggtgtctgaaagcattcgtcctctacctctgattcatgtggaaaagttggcagttactcacaagaacagatttgtactggttcagaatccaggcaCATTGGTTAGGTTGACGACCCGTCGTTACATAAAAGAAATACTGTCGAAAACCGTCATGgaacccaaaaaaacaaacaaacaaataaacaaatatttatcaatttaatcaGAAGCGAGGGATCTTTGAATTATTAATTCTTGGATTCAGCGTTCTTTTCTATATGATATACATGTCTCTAAATCCGTATCTGATGTACAGGTTAAGATTAAAATGTTTTGCTGAGTCAACAACTTCATCTGGCCTTTATACCTTCACTCTTGCAGTTGGTGCGGGTTCAGCTGGGTCGGTGCTCGCTTCAAGGCTGTCTGAAGACCCAGGACACTCCGTGCTTCTCCTAGAGGCTGGTGGTGACGATATGGGCGATATGATTTTATCAACTCCATTCTTTAGTTCAATAACTCAACACACAAAACACGACTGGGATTTCTATACTGTAAAACAGGAAAATACCATGTTAGGTTATAAAGAAGAGGTATGTATTCTAAGAACATGCTCAGAAAAGAAAAGTAAACACAGTTTGTACATGTTTATTACATGCGTTTAAAGCCACCAACCTTAAACATGTTCATCGAAAGGCATATAAATATACTTcagttatcttttttttaaacctGGTGTCGTATAACAAGGGGCTGTCGAAACAGGACTTGAACCTAGCACAGGGCAACAACTTTTCAACAATGCCCCGGATCTCCTCAGATATTTAATTACGTGGATTTTCAGTCTGCCGGACTTAAAAACGATGTACCTTTTTTAAACGGTTAGCTTTTTGCACACACTGAAACGACATGATATATATTCGGGTTACGGATCgtttctt
Proteins encoded:
- the LOC128559012 gene encoding uncharacterized protein LOC128559012 codes for the protein MCDDYLKFVFVFMYIQCTLKAAKETSKCPQPGCNQPVKLADRKMRWFQAILDDMFKDYGVDDSINESPADQNALYAGGILTITVLTGESMAVQYDPNMEVLQLKSKIRLTMNHPIHKQKLLYKDKELKDHRSNGKRTQIRDAGVKPNSTLWLVILLYSIPENFDLVVFDLFWSYPSTGCDYLDASCLLFNDLNFKTLADWSNKHPIKAVRHSGDVLDNENRIGHHTINVSLKQLPSDITHLFFTLSAFNSPNISRYPNPSLRFYEASSPTKDLCKTTFQHAKLSQAVVMCSVSRGSHGRWEIFESGKLSSGNAAQYDPIISTIKSLISQGF